The segment CCTCGGGAGCCCGAACCTCGCCGGTGCGCACCTTCGGCCCGCCCAGGTCGGCCAGGATCCGGGCCTTCCGGCCGGTCTCCGCCTCCGCGGCCCTCAGGTTGGCGATCATGCGCCCCCAGGCCTCCGGCCCGTCATGGGCGCAGTTGATCCGGACCACGTCGGTGCCGTTGCGGAGCAGTGCCGCCAGCAGGCCGGCATCGGCGGCGGCCTCGCTCGGCAGGGTCACCATGATGCGCGCGTTGCGCGCCCCTTCCGGGACCGCGCCGAACAGTTCCTCCGTATTGGCGCGGAGCAGCCGCTCGCCCCGGAAGAAGGCGCGCGGCCGGGGGTAGTTCCGGGGCGTGCTTCCGGTGATGGCGGTCAGCGCCCCGATGACGGCGTCGAGGTTGCCGAGCACGCGGCCCTCCAGCCGCCCCAGCGACGACAGGCCGTAGGGCATCAGGTCGGTCTGCATCCGGCTCAGGTCCCGCCGGCGCAACGCCAGGTAATGCGCGAAGTTCAGCGCGCTGATCCGGAAACGCCGCCGGCCCCGGATGTTCCAGCCGCGCCAGATGCCCCGCCCCTCCGCGGCGACGGCGCGCCGCAGGTCGGTCAGCGATCGCAGGAGCTCTTGGGGGTCGGGGACGGGACTCATCGGATCTGCACCGGGATGTTGATCACCTCGACCGCGGCCCGGGCCGAGCAGCTTCGCTCGGCCCGGGCCGCGGAACCGCGGATCCTACCTAACACGCCCGCATGACAGCCGCATGTCACCTGGCCGGCCCGCTCCGAAAGATACGCGACGCCTGCGTATCTAGTATACCAGATACGTTATTCTGGACGCTTGCCAGAGGGACAGCACATCTGCCATATTTGCTGCAGCGCACAATCAGCTCCCCTGGCACCCTTATCGGAAGGAAATCGTCCATGATCAGCTCCATCTCCCTGGAAATCGTCGTTTTCGCCGCGGCGGTAGCCGGCCTCGCCGCCGTGATCGCCGAAATCGTGCTCAAGGACCCCCGGATGCTGTCCGAAATCGTCACCGACGTCGCCGCCATGGCCCGGCCCCAGCGGCGCGACGCCGCGGTATCCTCGGTAAGCAACAACAACCTCCGGAAAGCCGCCTGACCGCCGTCGGGAAGACTTCGGCAGACGCTGACAGCGCCTTCACCGGGAGATTACTTCCCCGAAGGCGCGGCGGCGCCCGGAAACGTTGACCCGCCGCGGTACTCGCCGCTCCCCCCAAAGACTTGCTGCGTTGCGATATTGCGCGAAGACCGCCCTTCGCGCAAAATTCCTGTTGATTTGTATGGGCTATGCCACATACCATATACCAGCGCTAAGACGATCCGACCGGTCGCGTACCTAAAGACAACAATGTTGCCGGCCCGCTCCCGCTGCTGAGTGGACAACGGTACCGGCGTCATAGGGAGGAGTCTGACGTGACTGCGCTGGAAAGCATTTCCCGCCCGGCCAAGGCCGCCGCGATCGCCTGCCTGTCCATATCAGCCGCCGCCGCGGCCACCCTGACCTCCGGCGCGGCCCTCGCGTGGGAGCCGACCAAGTCGGTCGAGTTCATCGTCCCCGCCGGCACCGGAGGCGGCGCCGACCAGATGGCCCGGATGATCCAGGGCATCATCCAGAAAAACAACCTCATGAAGCAGCCGATCGTCGTGATCAACAAGTCGGGCGGCGCCGGCGCGGAGGGCTTCCTGGACGTTTCCGGATCGAACCGGAACCCGCACAAGATCATCATTACCCTGTCCAACCTGTTCACGACCCCGCTGGCCACCGGCGTGCCGTTCTCCTGGAAGGACATGACCCCGGTCGCCATGCTGGCGCTCGACAACTTCATCCTGTGGGTCAATGCCGAGAGCCCGTACAAGTCGCCCAAGGAGTTGATCGACGCGGCCAAGGCCGGCGGCGCCAACAGCTTCAAGATGGGCGGCACGGGGTCCAAGCAGGAGGACCAGATCATCACCGCCGCGATCGAGCAGGCGACCGGCGCCACCTTCACCTACATCCCCTACAAGGGCGGCGGCGACGTCGCGGCCCAGCTTGTCGGCAACCACATCACCGCGAGCGTCAACAACCCGATCGAGGCGGTCGCCCAGTGGCGCGCCGGGGCGCTGCGGCCGCTCTGCGTCTTCGACGGCCAGCGGGTCCAGCTGAAGGAACCGATCGCCGACGGCAAGTCCTGGAACGACGTGCCGACCTGCAAGGAAAGCGGGCTCGACGTCGAGTACACGATGCTGCGCGGCATCTTCATGTCGCCCGGCGTCACCGCCGACCAGACGAAGTTCTACGTCGACCTGTTCCAGAAGGTCCGCGAGACCCCGGACTGGAAGGACTTCATGGAGAAGGGCGCCTTCAACACGTCCTTCAAGACCGGCGACGAGTACAAGGCCTGGCTGACCCAGGCCGAGGCGACCCACCGCACCCTGATGGAGAAGGCCGGCTTCCTCGCGAAGTGACGGCAGGCAGGCGGAGGTCCCGGGCGCGCCCGGGACCTCCATCCAGAGGGATTCCATCGGGGAGCGGCGGATGAGCCACCAGACCAACCAGCGTGACCGCGACGGGGACGCCGTCGCCACGCATCGTACCATGGAAATAGCGGTAGCCCTGCTGTTCGCCCTCGTGGCGGCGGTCGTCATGTACGACAGCAACCGCGTCGGCAACGGCTGGGCCAGCGACGGGCCGGAGGCCGGGTATTTCCCGTTCTATGTCGGCCTGATCATGTTCGTGTCCAGTTGCGTGATCCTGGCCAGCAACCTGCTGAGCCGGACCCCGAACACGACGGCCTTCGTCGAGCGCGGCCAGTTCATCCTGGTGCTGAAGGTCCTGATCCCGACCGTCGCGTTCGTCGG is part of the Skermanella rosea genome and harbors:
- a CDS encoding tripartite tricarboxylate transporter substrate binding protein, with product MESISRPAKAAAIACLSISAAAAATLTSGAALAWEPTKSVEFIVPAGTGGGADQMARMIQGIIQKNNLMKQPIVVINKSGGAGAEGFLDVSGSNRNPHKIIITLSNLFTTPLATGVPFSWKDMTPVAMLALDNFILWVNAESPYKSPKELIDAAKAGGANSFKMGGTGSKQEDQIITAAIEQATGATFTYIPYKGGGDVAAQLVGNHITASVNNPIEAVAQWRAGALRPLCVFDGQRVQLKEPIADGKSWNDVPTCKESGLDVEYTMLRGIFMSPGVTADQTKFYVDLFQKVRETPDWKDFMEKGAFNTSFKTGDEYKAWLTQAEATHRTLMEKAGFLAK
- a CDS encoding tripartite tricarboxylate transporter TctB family protein; the protein is MSHQTNQRDRDGDAVATHRTMEIAVALLFALVAAVVMYDSNRVGNGWASDGPEAGYFPFYVGLIMFVSSCVILASNLLSRTPNTTAFVERGQFILVLKVLIPTVAFVGLIWVLGIYLAAAVFIAFFMYWLGRYPITRILPVAVLIPLALFVMFEIWFLVPLPKGPVETMLGY